A region from the Patescibacteria group bacterium genome encodes:
- a CDS encoding DegT/DnrJ/EryC1/StrS family aminotransferase — translation MNGKNSQNIAFQDLKKLHKRYRSEIESSIQRVVDSGWFILGKEVEGFEREFSYYNNVKHTVTVGSGTEAIKLSLDVLEIAKGDEVITVANTFIATALSISAVGATPIFVDINEKDYNINPDEIEKAITKKTKVIIVVHLNGYMAEMDKIMNIARKYKIHVVEDACQAHGSEYHGKKAGTFGDLGCFSFYPTKNLGAYGDGGAITTNNKTLEEKIRSLRNYGETSKYYYKIKGTNSRLDEIQAAILRVKLKYLDEMNQRRSVFAELYFENLKSLPISLPPRNSVVDPRRHNYYLFPIATDKRDSIQKFLKKKGVNTQIHYPVPIHLQQSYKEIQVHKNSLSITEGMCKKILSLPMHSELTKNDVECVSDLIKKYFLQ, via the coding sequence ATGAATGGGAAAAATAGCCAAAACATTGCATTTCAAGATCTAAAAAAGCTTCATAAAAGGTATAGGAGCGAAATAGAAAGCTCTATACAAAGAGTGGTTGACAGTGGTTGGTTTATCCTTGGAAAGGAAGTAGAAGGTTTCGAACGGGAATTTTCATATTATAACAATGTTAAACACACAGTAACTGTTGGATCCGGTACGGAAGCAATAAAACTTTCTCTTGATGTTCTTGAAATCGCTAAGGGGGATGAGGTAATTACTGTGGCTAATACATTTATCGCTACGGCTCTTTCAATATCCGCAGTTGGGGCAACGCCGATTTTTGTGGATATAAATGAGAAAGATTATAATATTAATCCCGATGAAATTGAAAAAGCCATCACAAAAAAAACGAAAGTAATAATAGTAGTTCATCTTAATGGATATATGGCAGAAATGGATAAAATTATGAACATAGCTAGAAAATATAAAATACATGTTGTAGAGGATGCGTGTCAGGCACATGGATCAGAATACCATGGAAAAAAAGCAGGCACTTTTGGTGATTTGGGGTGTTTTAGCTTTTACCCCACAAAAAATCTTGGGGCTTATGGAGATGGTGGCGCTATTACCACTAACAATAAAACATTGGAGGAAAAAATCAGATCGCTTCGTAATTATGGGGAAACGAGTAAATACTATTATAAGATCAAAGGAACCAATAGTAGATTGGATGAGATTCAGGCTGCAATACTTAGGGTCAAGCTAAAATATTTAGATGAAATGAATCAAAGGAGAAGTGTATTTGCGGAGCTCTATTTTGAAAACTTAAAAAGTTTACCAATTTCTCTTCCACCAAGGAATAGTGTTGTTGATCCCAGAAGGCACAATTATTATTTATTTCCGATTGCAACAGATAAACGAGACAGCATTCAAAAATTCTTAAAGAAAAAAGGTGTTAATACGCAGATTCACTATCCTGTTCCGATACATTTGCAACAGTCTTATAAAGAAATACAGGTACATAAAAATAGCCTTTCTATTACTGAAGGTATGTGTAAAAAAATTCTTTCATTGCCTATGCACAGCGAACTTACAAAAAATGATGTAGAATGTGTATCGGATTTAATAAAAAAGTATTTTTTACAATAA